A section of the Myxocyprinus asiaticus isolate MX2 ecotype Aquarium Trade chromosome 40, UBuf_Myxa_2, whole genome shotgun sequence genome encodes:
- the cldn3d gene encoding claudin 3d isoform X1: protein MAAFGLEIVGVTLSVLGWILGIVCCAMPMWRVTAFIGANIVTSQVYWEGIWMSCVVQSTGQMQCKVYDSMLALPMDLQAARALVVVSIILGVLALLVAIVGAKCTNCIADEATKARVMISSGAAFITAGVMLLIPVSWSAHTVILEFYSPVVPEAQKMEIGASLYLGWAAAALFLVGGSILCCSCPPQEMPKYLPQSRIGYSPYHSVATSTYNKRDYV, encoded by the coding sequence ATGGCTGCCTTTGGTTTGGAGATAGTGGGAGTCACTCTCTCAGTTCTTGGCTGGATTCTCGGCATTGTGTGCTGTGCCATGCCCATGTGGAGGGTTACCGCGTTCATCGGCGCCAATATTGTCACATCGCAGGTGTACTGGGAGGGAATCTGGATGAGCTGTGTGGTCCAGAGTACGGGACAGATGCAGTGTAAAGTGTACGACTCCATGCTGGCTCTTCCGATGGACCTACAGGCAGCTCGCGCCCTGGTGGTGGTGTCCATCATCTTAGGTGTCCTAGCGCTACTTGTTGCTATAGTGGGGGCCAAGTGCACCAACTGCATTGCAGATGAAGCGACCAAAGCTCGTGTGATGATCAGCTCTGGTGCTGCTTTCATAACTGCTGGAGTCATGCTGCTCATTCCAGTGTCCTGGTCAGCACACACTGTTATTTTGGAGTTCTATAGCCCAGTTGTACCAGAAGCTCAGAAGATGGAAATAGGAGCATCGCTGTACCTGGGCTGGGCTGCTGCGGCTCTGTTTCTGGTCGGGGGATCCATCCTGTGCTGCAGTTGCCCACCTCAAGAGATGCCAAAGTACCTACCCCAAAGTCGTATTGGCTACTCACCTTACCACTCAGTGGCTACAAGCACATACAACAAGAGAGACTATGTCTGA
- the cldn3d gene encoding claudin 3d isoform X2 produces the protein MASLGLQMLGIALAFVGCLGDIITCIIPMWRVTAFIGNNIVTAQATCEGLWMVCVVQSTGQMQCKVYDSMLALSPDLQAARALVVISILLSLFGILLAIVGGKCTTCIENKTAKARVVVSAGVFFIISSLLCLTPVCWSAHTIIRDFYNPLFPDAQRRELGAGDMAAFGLEIVGVTLSVLGWILGIVCCAMPMWRVTAFIGANIVTSQVYWEGIWMSCVVQSTGQMQCKVYDSMLALPMDLQAARALVVVSIILGVLALLVAIVGAKCTNCIADEATKARVMISSGAAFITAGVMLLIPVSWSAHTVILEFYSPVVPEAQKMEIGASLYLGWAAAALFLVGGSILCCSCPPQEMPKYLPQSRIGYSPYHSVATSTYNKRDYV, from the exons ATGGCATCTTTGGGGTTGCAGATGTTAGGAATTGCGCTCGCGTTTGTCGGGTGCTTAGGGGACATCATAACCTGCATCATTCCTATGTGGAGAGTTACAGCTTTCATCGGCAACAACATCGTTACGGCGCAGGCCACTTGCGAGGGACTGTGGATGGTCTGTGTGGTACAGAGCACGGGACAGATGCAGTGCAAAGTGTACGATTCAATGCTCGCGCTGTCCCCTGACTTGCAAGCCGCGCGCGCTCTGGTCGTCATCTCgatcttgctctctctctttggCATCCTCTTGGCCATCGTGGGTGGCAAATGCACCACTTGTATCGAGAACAAAACCGCGAAGGCAAGAGTTGTGGTATCTGCGGGGGTGTTTTTCATTATAAGTAGTCTGCTGTGTCTCACACCTGTCTGCTGGTCAGCACATACCATCATCCGAGACTTCTACAACCCGCTCTTTCCAGATGCGCAGAGACGGGAGCTCGGGGC CGGAGACATGGCTGCCTTTGGTTTGGAGATAGTGGGAGTCACTCTCTCAGTTCTTGGCTGGATTCTCGGCATTGTGTGCTGTGCCATGCCCATGTGGAGGGTTACCGCGTTCATCGGCGCCAATATTGTCACATCGCAGGTGTACTGGGAGGGAATCTGGATGAGCTGTGTGGTCCAGAGTACGGGACAGATGCAGTGTAAAGTGTACGACTCCATGCTGGCTCTTCCGATGGACCTACAGGCAGCTCGCGCCCTGGTGGTGGTGTCCATCATCTTAGGTGTCCTAGCGCTACTTGTTGCTATAGTGGGGGCCAAGTGCACCAACTGCATTGCAGATGAAGCGACCAAAGCTCGTGTGATGATCAGCTCTGGTGCTGCTTTCATAACTGCTGGAGTCATGCTGCTCATTCCAGTGTCCTGGTCAGCACACACTGTTATTTTGGAGTTCTATAGCCCAGTTGTACCAGAAGCTCAGAAGATGGAAATAGGAGCATCGCTGTACCTGGGCTGGGCTGCTGCGGCTCTGTTTCTGGTCGGGGGATCCATCCTGTGCTGCAGTTGCCCACCTCAAGAGATGCCAAAGTACCTACCCCAAAGTCGTATTGGCTACTCACCTTACCACTCAGTGGCTACAAGCACATACAACAAGAGAGACTATGTCTGA
- the LOC127431333 gene encoding claudin-4-like: protein MVSAGLQMLGTALAIIGWIGVIVVCALPMWKVTAFIGNNIVTAQISWEGIWMSCVVQSTGQMQCKVYDSMLALSSDLQAARALIIISIVIGILGILLALAGGKCTNCVEDESSKSKVGVTSGAIFIVAGVLCLVPVCWTAHVIIQDFYNPLLNAAQKREIGAALYIGWGAAALLLIGGGLLCCNCPPKEDRGNYTAKYNAAPRSDASAPTRKNFV from the coding sequence ATGGTGTCTGCTGGCCTTCAGATGCTGGGCACCGCCCTGGCCATTATAGGATGGATTGGTGTCATTGTGGTCTGCGCACTTCCCATGTGGAAGGTCACAGCCTTCATTGGTAATAATATTGTGACGGCACAGATATCATGGGAGGGAATCTGGATGAGCTGTGTTGTGCAGAGCACTGGACAGATGCAATGCAAAGTCTATGACTCCATGCTGGCCCTCTCGTCAGACCTTCAGGCTGCCCGTGCCCTCATCATCATTTCCATCGTGATTGGAATCTTGGGCATCCTTCTGGCTTTGGCTGGTGGCAAATGCACCAACTGTGTCGAGGACGAGAGCTCCAAATCCAAGGTTGGTGTCACTTCGGGAGCGATTTTCATCGTAGCTGGGGTGCTGTGTTTAGTCCCGGTGTGCTGGACAGCCCACGTCATCATCCAGGACTTCTACAATCCCTTGCTCAATGCGGCTCAAAAGAGAGAGATTGGAGCAGCACTTTACATTGGCTGGGGGGCCGCCGCCCTGTTGCTCATTGGGGGAGGTTTGCTCTGCTGCAACTGCCCGCCAAAGGAGGATAGAGGAAATTACACAGCCAAGTATAACGCTGCCCCTCGGTCTGACGCTTCTGCACCCACCAGAAAAAACTTTGTGTGA